The sequence below is a genomic window from Luteimonas sp. MC1825.
GGCCGGTGTGCCCGGCGCCGTTCGCAACGCGTGTCTCGTACTTCGCCAACGCCGCGGCCGCCGAGGCGGCGGGCTTCCGCCCCTGCCTGCGCTGCCGGCCCGAGCTGTCGCCGCACGACGGCGCGTGGCGACGCGGCGATGCGGCGCTGGCGCGCGCGCTCACGCTGATCGACCAGGGCGCGCTGGCCGACGCGCCGCTGGCGGCCTTGGCCGCGCGGGTCGGCATCGGCGAGCGGCAGCTGCGGCGGCTGTTCGTGGAGCGCCTCGGCGCGCCGCCGGTGGGCGTGCACGGCACGCGCCGGCTGCTGTTCGCCAAGCAGCTGCTGACCGAGACCGCGCTGCCGATCACCGATGTAGCGCTTGCGGCCGGCTTCGGCAGCCTGCGGCGCTTCAACACGACGTTCAAGGACGCCTACCGGATGGCGCCGCGCGACTTGCGCCGGCAGCCCGGCGCGGCGCGCAACACCGGGGCCGAGGCGCTGGTGCTGCGCCTCGGCTACCGGCCGCCGTACGACTTCGCGGCGATGCTTGCGTTCCTGCGCGGGCGCGCGCTGCCGGGCGTGGAAGTGGTGGACGCGTCCGGCTATGCGCGCGTGATCGCCGGCAGCAACGGCGGCCCGGACGGCTGGCTGCGCGTCAGCGCCTGGCCGGGCGGCGAACACGCGCTGAAGCTGGAGCTGCACGCGCCGCTGGCCGCGCGCCTGCTCGATATCGTGCAGCGCCTGCGGCGCATGTTCGACCTCGACGCCGACCCGCAGGCCATCACCAGCACGCTGTCGGGCGACCCGCGCCTGCGGCCGCTGCTGCGCGCGCATCCCGGGCTGCGCCTGCCGAGCGGCTGGGACGGGTTCGAGATCGCGGTGCGCGCGGTGCTTGGCCAGCAGGTGAGCGTGGCCGCGGCACGCACGCTCGCCACGCGCATGGCGCGGCAGTTCGGCACCACGCTGGCCACGCCGTTCGCAAGCGGCCTCGAACACCTGTTCCCGACGCCCGAAGCCCTC
It includes:
- a CDS encoding DNA-3-methyladenine glycosylase 2; its protein translation is MASPVLPDPQVCEQARRSRDPRFDGLFFTAVHSTRIYCRPVCPAPFATRVSYFANAAAAEAAGFRPCLRCRPELSPHDGAWRRGDAALARALTLIDQGALADAPLAALAARVGIGERQLRRLFVERLGAPPVGVHGTRRLLFAKQLLTETALPITDVALAAGFGSLRRFNTTFKDAYRMAPRDLRRQPGAARNTGAEALVLRLGYRPPYDFAAMLAFLRGRALPGVEVVDASGYARVIAGSNGGPDGWLRVSAWPGGEHALKLELHAPLAARLLDIVQRLRRMFDLDADPQAITSTLSGDPRLRPLLRAHPGLRLPSGWDGFEIAVRAVLGQQVSVAAARTLATRMARQFGTTLATPFASGLEHLFPTPEALADADLAAIGLTRARADTVRGVARALLDRRVDFRPERTLADFTERWVALPGIGPWTAQYIAMRALGHPDAFPAEDLVLQKAAAPDDGRLTAKALGLRAEAWRPWRAYAVIHLWRDAAATAPPTRTRVSAPVPARRRARPSTAEAPRP